ATCCCTTAAATTTATCCCAATTGAGAATATCGTTCTTTTTTAACATTGTGTATTAACACAATCCTAATCTAACTACAACTTAAGATGACCAGCCGCAACACCAAGCGTGGATCATTCAGGTTCTGCGGATAACAAACCCGGCGCGGTTGACGTGTGCTCTTTTTAAAAGTAATAAATCTGAGCAAATTCATTTTCTAAAATTTATTTGTTTGATTGATCAATTTGTTTTGTTACTTTTACTATCACACGTTATCTAAATTAAAAAGAAAAAGGAATGCTAATTCGTATCTGACCGAAAATCATCAATGTCATCCCTGCAATCTTTAGGCCGGAATCTCGTTATTTCAGGCTGGAGATTCCCGCTAGAAACATGCGGGAATGACAGAAAAGGGTATTTTCGTTCAAATTCTAGTTAAGAAAATCATGACAACCTATTCAGTCATTATCCCAACCTGGAACGAAGAAGAAACCATTGGCGACTGCATCAACAGCATTCGAACTGCAAATCAAGAAACTGAAATTTTATTGTCTGACGGTGGTAGTTGGGACAAAACAATCCGAATTGCCAAAGAGCTGAACTGTAAAGTGATTTCTTCTCCAAAAGGCCGTGGCATCCAAAGCAATGTCGGGGCTTCATGTGCCTCAGGCTCTATCCTTTTATTTTTACATGGAGATACACAACTTCCGCCTGATGCTTTTGAGATCATTGATAAACAATTTGAAGATCAGTCAGTACAAATCGGCACCTTCCGCATTTCATTTGATCACAATCACTGGTTATTGAATTTCTATGCCTGGTTCACCCAATTCGATTTTATTTTCTCACGTTTTGGAGATCAATGCATTATCGTCCGGCGCAGGTTTTTTGATAATCTTGGTGGATTTCCCAAATGGAAATTATTCGAAGATGTCGACTTCCTGCGAAAAGCACGAAGAGTTACAAAAATACATTCGTTGCCGGCAAAAGTAAAAACCTCCGCCCGTCGCTTCTTAAAGAACGGCATTTTGCGCCAGCAAATCCAAAACGGTTGGCTTATTCTATTGTATTTTTTAGGATTTGGCGGCAATCGATTATATTTGAAATACGAAAAGATAGAAGCGCTTCAGCAAGGGACATCATTGATTGTCTTCGCACGCTATCCGCGCCAGGGAAAAGTGAAGACCAGGCTCGCAAGCACAATCGGTAACTTATTGGCTGCAGAATTTTATAGAATCTGCTGCGAGCATATCTTTGCAATCTGCAGAAAATTAAAACCAGAGATGACAATTAATTTATTCTATGCTGACAGCGAAGATGCCGAATCGATAAGAAATTGGCAAGGATCGGATTTTTATCTTTTACCGCAAATAGGCGATGATTTGGGTGAGAGAATAAAAAACGCTTTCCAAACAATTTTTGATCGAGGTACTGAAAAAGCCATTATTATAGGAACAGATGTTCCCGAGCTATCCGGAGAGATTATCAAACAGGCAGAAAACGCACTTGATATCCATGACCTGGTTATTGGTCCCTGCCCGGATGGTGGATATTATCTTTTGGGAATGAAATCGGTTAATAAAGAGTTATTTAATGGGGTAACTTGGAGTACAGATCGTGTTTTTGAGGAAACAATGAAGAAAGCAAAGGTAAACAAATTATCTGTTTATGAGTTGCCGATATTTGCAGATATCGACACCGAAGACGAACTGCTGCAATGGGCAGATACAAACAAAACTCATAAGAACCAGGCAATGATTCAATTTGTGAAAAAGCTTAGATCACCTGTGGCGGAAGGATAATACCTTTGAACTTAAAAGTGACTCGAAACTTATTTTTTATTTGTTCAATGACGCTCTTGTCCAGCTATGCTTATGCCAATGGATCAAATTTGATATTCACGAACTTGCTACAAAAACATGTTCAAAACGGTCTTGTGAACTATTCAAGGTTATGCTCAGATCCAAAGCTCAACGAATATATCAATCAGCTCTCGGAGACGAATCCGGATACGATCAGGGATAGAAACGATTTATTGGCATTTTGGATCAACGCTTATAATGCATTCACATTAAAAGTGATCTGCGATAATTATCCACTCAAATCCATTAACGATTTACACTTTGGCGGGCTGGTGATAGGAACAGTTCTCAAAAAGACGGTTTGGGATAAAAATTTCATAGAGATCGACAAAAAGAAATACTCGTTAAATAAAATTGAGCATGAAATCATCAGAAAAAAATTTAATGACCCCCGCGCTCACTTTGCCCTGGTTTGTGCGTCTCTCGGGTGTCCGTCACTTTTAAACGAAGCGTTCGTCGGAGACAAATTAGACGAACAATTAGAACAGCAAGGGAACCGATTTCTGCAAGATTCAACTAAAAATGTTTTCGATATCGAAAAAAAGATAGCCAGGATTTCTAAAATATTCGATTGGTTCAAGAATGATTTTGGGAATAACAAAAAGGAAAGGCTTCTCTATTTATCCAGGTTTTTACCTGAGGAAATTGCAATTGAGATTCGGCTGAATCCGGAACAATGGAAAGTGAAACACACCAAGTACAATTGGAATTTAAACGAAATAAAGGAAGCAACAAATTAATGATCCGAAGGAGAAAATAAATGCACTATTTTGAGTCCGATGACCTAAAAAAATTTGGTGAAGTTGGAAAATTCAGTGGTGATTTGATGAAAAAATTCTTTACATATTATAATGCCGCAACCAGTGAAGAAGGAGCGTTATCAAAAAGAGAAAAGGCATTGATTGCATTAGCCGTGGCACATTCAAAACGATGCCCATATTGCATTGACGCATTTACCACTGCTTGCCTGGAGGCCGGCTCGAACCCCGAACAAATGACCGAAGCCATTCACGTGGCCAGTGCCATGGAGGCTGGGGTTACACTGGTGCATGGCGTCCAGATGCAAAACGTGATGAAGAAAACCGGTGCACTATGATTATTATTAACCATAAAAGGTGATATTTGTGTTTTCTGTCATTCTGATCCCGCCTTGGTGGGAGAAGAATCTCCATCTAAACATATTTTGCCCTTCGACTCCGCTCAGGGCGCTACTTCACCCTTTTTGCAGTTTAAACATTTTCTAATATGTTATTTGAACAACTAGGAGACATGAATGGGTGAACCAATAATCTTAGCGCCTGAAATCGAGGCTCACGAAGATTCCAAATTCAATTTTAAGAAAATAATCAGAAACCATAAGTTAGACCTCAAACCAGTTTCGATTGAGACTTTGCAGGTGAATATTACCAAACTTTGCAACCAGGCCTGTTTGCATTGCCATGTTGACTCCGGTCCCAAACGCACTGAGCAAATGGACCTCAAGACAGTCGATCGTTGCCTGGAAATTCTGCAAAACCATGATTCGATTAAAAACCTGGATGTAACCGGGGGCGCTCCGGAATTGAGTCCTTATTTTGATTATATGGCTATTG
This genomic interval from candidate division KSB1 bacterium contains the following:
- a CDS encoding carboxymuconolactone decarboxylase family protein, producing the protein MHYFESDDLKKFGEVGKFSGDLMKKFFTYYNAATSEEGALSKREKALIALAVAHSKRCPYCIDAFTTACLEAGSNPEQMTEAIHVASAMEAGVTLVHGVQMQNVMKKTGAL
- a CDS encoding TIGR04283 family arsenosugar biosynthesis glycosyltransferase; amino-acid sequence: MTTYSVIIPTWNEEETIGDCINSIRTANQETEILLSDGGSWDKTIRIAKELNCKVISSPKGRGIQSNVGASCASGSILLFLHGDTQLPPDAFEIIDKQFEDQSVQIGTFRISFDHNHWLLNFYAWFTQFDFIFSRFGDQCIIVRRRFFDNLGGFPKWKLFEDVDFLRKARRVTKIHSLPAKVKTSARRFLKNGILRQQIQNGWLILLYFLGFGGNRLYLKYEKIEALQQGTSLIVFARYPRQGKVKTRLASTIGNLLAAEFYRICCEHIFAICRKLKPEMTINLFYADSEDAESIRNWQGSDFYLLPQIGDDLGERIKNAFQTIFDRGTEKAIIIGTDVPELSGEIIKQAENALDIHDLVIGPCPDGGYYLLGMKSVNKELFNGVTWSTDRVFEETMKKAKVNKLSVYELPIFADIDTEDELLQWADTNKTHKNQAMIQFVKKLRSPVAEG
- a CDS encoding DUF547 domain-containing protein, producing the protein MNLKVTRNLFFICSMTLLSSYAYANGSNLIFTNLLQKHVQNGLVNYSRLCSDPKLNEYINQLSETNPDTIRDRNDLLAFWINAYNAFTLKVICDNYPLKSINDLHFGGLVIGTVLKKTVWDKNFIEIDKKKYSLNKIEHEIIRKKFNDPRAHFALVCASLGCPSLLNEAFVGDKLDEQLEQQGNRFLQDSTKNVFDIEKKIARISKIFDWFKNDFGNNKKERLLYLSRFLPEEIAIEIRLNPEQWKVKHTKYNWNLNEIKEATN